One Halobaculum sp. CBA1158 DNA segment encodes these proteins:
- a CDS encoding glycosyltransferase, with protein MFQNNDSVNWAILSDTMVRPLVSVVIPTYNNQSMIAVCLESIYKQTYDNIEIIVVDGGSTDRTVNICNRYEVTVLETDLGRAAARRRGAKQSNGTWLFHVDSDMELSEGVIEECVTAAQQYDALIVPEVNTGKTYWARCTDVDKHISRYNCVGNLRFLSRELYFEVDGHNPELLNREDREFHELVKQTGASIGHTSETITHHLDGMGLLDILRKRLRYIRSLKNFEERSRVHKEKFNREKEVDILGVLLSELRKRPEFMPGFLLLTGVTAVIKRALLLYYRIK; from the coding sequence ATGTTCCAGAACAACGACTCCGTGAACTGGGCTATCTTGAGTGATACTATGGTACGACCGCTCGTTTCAGTTGTTATTCCGACATATAATAATCAGAGTATGATAGCCGTCTGTCTCGAATCTATTTATAAACAAACGTACGATAATATCGAAATAATCGTAGTTGATGGCGGCAGTACGGATCGTACAGTCAACATCTGCAATAGATATGAGGTAACCGTACTTGAAACCGACTTGGGAAGGGCAGCTGCACGGCGCCGAGGAGCTAAACAGTCAAACGGAACGTGGCTGTTCCACGTTGATTCTGATATGGAACTATCAGAGGGAGTAATTGAGGAATGCGTTACGGCAGCCCAGCAGTACGATGCACTCATTGTTCCAGAGGTAAATACAGGAAAGACCTACTGGGCTCGTTGTACGGATGTCGACAAACACATCTCCCGGTATAACTGCGTTGGGAATCTCCGATTCCTATCCCGAGAACTTTATTTCGAGGTTGATGGCCATAATCCCGAGCTTCTTAATAGAGAGGATAGAGAATTCCACGAGTTAGTGAAACAAACAGGGGCATCGATTGGACACACGTCCGAGACTATCACTCATCATCTTGATGGAATGGGATTACTTGATATCCTACGGAAACGACTGCGATATATTCGATCACTTAAGAACTTTGAGGAACGGTCTAGAGTGCACAAGGAAAAATTCAATCGTGAAAAGGAAGTTGATATCCTCGGTGTTTTGCTGAGTGAACTCAGAAAGAGACCAGAGTTTATGCCTGGATTTTTGTTGCTCACCGGCGTAACCGCCGTGATCAAACGAGCCTTGTTATTATATTACCGAATTAAGTGA
- a CDS encoding sulfatase-like hydrolase/transferase, whose translation MLLEKLDTSSIRNVFLYVGDGVRYDYLPDRIANMGVSTKCIAGSIHSPTAFSTIISGVLYPQHKVADFTDQISIELPHLFSATSHDTAFCNTINHPPFNTNPATDSILATTLNTDDSPSDLLETITSPFIVLERGPGGHAPYGEFKGDASEYFRDRKNATRDVLASEYATAVRKDADHFLSQVATLRDRGLAEETLIIYTSDHGELLGEMGTVGHNGPIHRRLVETPCVFIHPSLPSRSVADEIVRQIDILPTIVDAADVNLNIPEELPGCALTIERPASLGASFYRKHAFEQSTIFPTLSLSYDAVFGPTGGFIFPKSNLPTRVSAAIYSLLTGPKSAFRRNHALDVLSGFLDGTQTVGTPQFPMNEAQEYLGQISSMKIHESTTEVDVPEQRLRELGYLE comes from the coding sequence ATGCTGTTAGAGAAGCTGGATACCTCTTCAATACGAAACGTTTTCCTCTATGTCGGTGACGGCGTTCGGTACGATTATCTCCCAGACCGAATCGCAAATATGGGTGTCAGCACTAAATGTATCGCTGGAAGCATCCATTCACCTACGGCATTTTCCACAATCATCTCGGGAGTTTTGTATCCCCAACACAAGGTTGCAGATTTCACCGACCAGATTAGTATCGAACTCCCACATCTATTTTCGGCCACATCTCATGATACTGCGTTTTGTAACACTATTAACCACCCACCTTTCAATACGAATCCCGCAACAGACAGCATCCTAGCGACGACACTCAATACTGATGATTCGCCGTCGGATCTGCTCGAGACAATCACCTCACCGTTTATTGTGTTGGAACGTGGGCCGGGTGGGCATGCGCCCTACGGAGAGTTCAAAGGGGATGCCTCAGAATATTTTCGTGACCGGAAGAACGCCACCCGAGATGTCCTTGCTAGTGAGTATGCGACCGCGGTTCGGAAGGATGCCGACCATTTTTTATCGCAAGTAGCCACCCTGAGAGACCGTGGATTGGCCGAGGAAACCCTAATCATATACACTAGTGACCACGGTGAACTTCTCGGCGAGATGGGAACAGTCGGCCATAATGGACCAATTCACCGACGACTTGTCGAAACCCCTTGTGTCTTCATCCACCCGTCGTTACCAAGTCGATCAGTAGCCGATGAAATCGTTAGACAAATTGATATATTACCAACAATTGTAGATGCGGCTGATGTCAACTTGAATATACCCGAAGAACTGCCAGGGTGTGCGTTAACCATAGAGAGACCTGCTTCATTGGGTGCTAGTTTCTATCGGAAACACGCATTTGAACAGAGTACTATTTTTCCGACACTGTCACTATCCTACGACGCGGTGTTTGGTCCAACAGGAGGTTTTATTTTTCCCAAATCAAATCTGCCAACGCGGGTGAGTGCCGCTATTTATTCCTTGTTAACCGGACCAAAATCAGCCTTCCGCCGCAACCATGCGCTGGATGTTCTTTCCGGATTTCTCGACGGGACCCAAACTGTGGGTACGCCACAGTTTCCGATGAACGAAGCACAAGAATATCTGGGGCAGATATCATCAATGAAAATACATGAGTCTACTACCGAGGTAGATGTTCCAGAACAACGACTCCGTGAACTGGGCTATCTTGAGTGA
- a CDS encoding glycosyltransferase family 4 protein: protein MDVLRLIPSFYPHVTGPAYQAYRISEGLVNRGWNSPILCSDRVPDEAPGYPPGISEDSDFPFNITRRKTVFSVDQYWIAPGVVTDLFQKEYDIIHAHTYHNFLKDLAYPIAKLLFNKPLVIHMHGSLGSMFRDPTVERDVQYRLYDGVFKHTLKNADAVVVSSNQEYNEVTEFGIKKGKIFTIPVGKDPEKYAKFEKTTRSDFTALFVGRLAPRRNIELLLEAANEYSNIQLEVRIVGGDSTLSGASRGDYLSELQEKVEKLGISDIVTFTGPKYGDDLIREFRKADIFVNPTHYENFGQATLEAAFAELPIFSTKTGVALDLVEEGETGEFFENYTQLADLLRQFVSERETTSKMGKKARKKAMADYQWESIIDQYMKLYREIY from the coding sequence ATGGATGTCCTTAGGTTAATCCCTTCATTCTATCCACACGTAACTGGGCCGGCGTATCAAGCATATCGGATATCTGAAGGATTAGTTAATCGGGGCTGGAACTCTCCAATCCTCTGTAGTGATCGAGTACCTGATGAAGCACCGGGGTATCCTCCCGGAATTAGTGAGGATTCTGATTTTCCTTTTAATATTACGCGCCGGAAAACAGTCTTTTCGGTAGATCAGTATTGGATAGCTCCAGGAGTAGTCACCGATCTCTTCCAGAAAGAGTATGATATTATACATGCACATACCTACCACAATTTCCTAAAAGACTTAGCCTATCCCATCGCTAAGTTGCTCTTCAATAAGCCGCTCGTCATTCATATGCATGGCTCGCTGGGAAGCATGTTTCGTGACCCAACGGTTGAAAGAGATGTCCAATATAGATTATATGATGGGGTTTTCAAACATACCCTTAAAAACGCGGATGCCGTAGTTGTTTCGTCTAATCAGGAATATAATGAAGTGACAGAATTTGGTATAAAAAAAGGCAAAATATTCACAATCCCTGTTGGGAAAGATCCTGAGAAATACGCGAAATTCGAAAAAACTACCAGAAGTGATTTCACGGCCTTATTTGTAGGACGACTTGCCCCTCGTAGAAATATTGAATTGCTACTTGAAGCTGCAAACGAATATTCAAATATACAACTTGAAGTTCGTATCGTCGGTGGTGATAGTACTTTATCTGGTGCTTCACGTGGTGATTATCTTTCGGAATTACAGGAAAAGGTGGAGAAGTTAGGGATCTCTGATATCGTCACATTTACTGGACCAAAATACGGCGATGATTTGATAAGAGAATTTAGAAAGGCAGATATCTTCGTGAATCCGACTCACTATGAGAACTTTGGTCAAGCTACGTTGGAAGCAGCATTTGCTGAGTTACCCATTTTCTCAACAAAAACAGGAGTTGCTCTTGACCTTGTTGAGGAAGGTGAAACAGGCGAATTTTTCGAGAATTATACACAGTTGGCAGACTTACTTCGGCAATTCGTTAGTGAGAGAGAAACCACATCAAAAATGGGGAAAAAAGCACGAAAAAAAGCGATGGCTGACTACCAGTGGGAATCTATTATTGACCAATATATGAAATTGTATCGGGAAATTTATTAA
- a CDS encoding NAD-dependent epimerase/dehydratase family protein has translation MVDWNDRRVLVTGGAGFIGSFLTEDLLDRGADVVVADNFSRGDFEKIAHLQDEIELRPVDLTTHKGCIEATESVDDVFHLAATVGGIHYIQRENVHGLTPSVLMNQHMLEAARVNDVERFIFASSACIYRQQHDDLNRFSEDQAIPANPHSTYGWAKILGEVACDAYHTDTETDTGAVRIFNCYGPRESLDPDSSHVIPSLCRKAIEAEDGDSIELFGDGTQERGFIYVTDLAEGMIRAMEEKTDGEPVNLGNGDEVVTINELAETIIDISGKDLEIKHDLSKPTGTDKYAIDDTNMKAELDWEPSVSLEEGLREVYDWAEGELEGPKREAVSS, from the coding sequence ATGGTTGATTGGAACGACCGGCGTGTTTTAGTAACGGGAGGAGCCGGTTTCATTGGCTCATTCCTGACTGAGGACCTCCTTGATCGGGGCGCCGATGTCGTTGTCGCTGACAACTTCTCGCGGGGTGATTTTGAGAAAATTGCTCACCTCCAAGATGAGATTGAACTCAGACCTGTTGACCTCACAACTCACAAGGGTTGTATCGAAGCAACAGAGAGCGTTGACGATGTCTTCCACTTAGCAGCTACAGTAGGCGGGATTCATTACATTCAGCGTGAGAACGTTCACGGGCTCACCCCGAGCGTCCTCATGAACCAGCACATGCTGGAAGCCGCTCGAGTCAACGACGTAGAACGCTTTATTTTTGCCTCTAGTGCGTGTATCTACCGCCAGCAACACGACGACCTCAATCGTTTCTCTGAAGATCAGGCTATTCCGGCGAACCCTCATTCGACGTACGGCTGGGCCAAAATCCTCGGCGAAGTCGCGTGTGACGCCTACCACACCGACACAGAGACCGACACGGGCGCCGTCCGTATTTTCAACTGCTATGGTCCCCGCGAAAGCCTCGATCCGGACAGCAGTCACGTCATCCCCTCGTTGTGTAGAAAGGCCATCGAGGCAGAAGACGGTGATTCGATAGAACTCTTCGGCGACGGAACACAGGAACGTGGATTCATCTACGTTACCGACTTGGCCGAGGGCATGATTCGAGCGATGGAGGAGAAGACTGACGGGGAACCCGTCAACCTCGGAAATGGCGATGAGGTCGTCACGATCAATGAACTCGCCGAGACAATCATCGACATTAGCGGCAAGGACCTCGAAATCAAACACGACTTATCGAAGCCGACGGGGACCGACAAGTACGCCATCGACGATACGAACATGAAGGCTGAGCTCGACTGGGAACCGAGTGTCTCGCTAGAGGAAGGGCTCCGCGAGGTCTACGACTGGGCAGAGGGGGAACTCGAAGGGCCTAAGCGGGAAGCGGTCAGCAGTTGA